GCTACCTGGACCCACGAGCGCTGGCTGTGGCCCAACATGAGCATCGACCATGCAGGAGTGGCGTACAGACCGGACGAACGTCTAGGCCTCGCCGCCAACGTCCAGTACTTTCAGACTAGCTTCGCTTCTACGGACGAACGTGGAAGAACCATCGGGACAACTCGCTGGTACGACGTGGCGCCAAGCGTCTCTGCCGCCTACCGACTCCAGCCTGCCATCTCTGCCGGGCTGACCGTCAAGGCAATCTACCAACGCATCGCTTGGTCTGGGGGACGTGTCATCGACTTCCTCACGTCTGCGTGTGACGTGGGCGTCCAGTACCGACCGCTAGACGCTCTGACGCTCGGCCTCGCGGTCGCCAACCTGGGGCCGATTATCGGCGACCACACCGATGCAGGGTACTACCTGCCGCGGTGCGCTCGCCTCGGCTTCGCGATTCGGCCATCGCTTCCCGCCCCGATTTCGGCTGTTCTTGCGGCAGACGTCTCTCGGAACCTGTACCCTGTTGGTTCAAACCCGCACCCGTGGCACCTCGGAGGCGGCATTGAGCTCGGAGCCGCGCACCTGGCTTTCATCCGGCTCGGCTACCGCTACGAACACAGCCTCAGAGGACTCACCTGGGGTGTGGGAATCGAACACCGAGGAATCCGGATAGACGTCGGCGTGGACTCTGACACTTACGACCAGACATTCCGCCCCCGGAGCGTCAGGTTCCAGTTCTCCTGGCACCTATAGTGGTATCAGAGCCATGAGGTCTGTCGTGAGACCAGCAGCAGTCATTCTTCTCCTTGCCATGGTCGCGGCGGCTGCGCCGTTCGCGACCGGCACACGATTCGGCACGGTCGGGCTCGACACGCGGTTCTCCTCCGGCCAAGTGTACTCCTATAGCGGCTTCACAGATTACGTCTGGTCAGACCCAATCTTGCGCGTCGGCATTGCCGTTCTCCCGGACCTCGCCGTGGGCGCTGAGTTAGCCCTTTTCAACACGTTCCCTGAGAGCGGGAACGTGTTCACAAGCACGCCGGTCATCGCATTCGGCCCGGCCGCAACCTACTACCTCGTACCGAACCTGGACATTGTTCGGCCCTACGTGACGGCCGGCGCAGGCGCGACCTATGGGTTAGTATGGAAGCGCCTGGGATGGCGGGCGCGAGCTGGAATTGGCGCGATGCTGGTTACGAGTCTACCGGTTGCGTTCGGCCTGGAGGGCGGCTGGTATGGCGATTGGTGCCAAGGTCCCGGGTGGGATTGGATACACGACTACGAACTGGCTTGGCGGCATGGCAGCACGTGGTTCATTGGTGTCAGAATCATGGGCTTCAAGTGATGAGACGCTTTGGACTCCCTGTGCTGGTCACCGTCGCCTTGATGTCGGTGCGTGTCGAAGCTGGAGGCGCCGTGTTCCTGATGATATTCCCCGATGCCCGTACTGCCGCACTCGGCGGCTGTGGCACGGCGCTGACCGACCTCGATGCGAACACCTACTATAACCCGGCGAGCATCGCACTCGGCACGCGTGTCGCTGCGACGTGGACTCACATCAACTGGCTTCCCGGTCTCTACCCCGGCATGAGCTACGAACACGCCGGCGTCGCGTACCGTCTGGATGAACGGCGCGCCCTCGCTGCCAATGTCATCTACCTTACAACCGGT
Above is a genomic segment from candidate division WOR-3 bacterium containing:
- a CDS encoding PorV/PorQ family protein; this translates as MKRTLLPLALAAAMGLAQLGPTGPGATFLKIIPDARTAALGGAGVALDSLDANTYYNPANIASGSPMAATWTHERWLWPNMSIDHAGVAYRPDERLGLAANVQYFQTSFASTDERGRTIGTTRWYDVAPSVSAAYRLQPAISAGLTVKAIYQRIAWSGGRVIDFLTSACDVGVQYRPLDALTLGLAVANLGPIIGDHTDAGYYLPRCARLGFAIRPSLPAPISAVLAADVSRNLYPVGSNPHPWHLGGGIELGAAHLAFIRLGYRYEHSLRGLTWGVGIEHRGIRIDVGVDSDTYDQTFRPRSVRFQFSWHL